The Chloroflexota bacterium genome window below encodes:
- the pstB gene encoding phosphate ABC transporter ATP-binding protein, with protein MQPQLNITEPTRAASTASALKMEIRHLSVYYKTSRAIKEIDLPVYENRVLAIIGPSGCGKSTLLRALNRMNDLIPGARVEGEVLLDGENIYAAGQDVVDIRRRVGMVFQRPNPFPMSVYDNVAFGPRLLGLRKKAVLDELVEQSLRAAALWEQVKDNLGQSGMALSGGQQQRLCIARAIAMEPEVILMDEPTSALDPMATLTIEDLIQQLKENYTIVIVTHNMQQAARISDFTAFLSMDSDRAGYLVEFGPTVDVFTNPKEKLTEDYITGRFG; from the coding sequence ATGCAACCTCAGCTCAACATCACCGAACCCACACGCGCCGCATCGACCGCCAGCGCCCTCAAAATGGAAATTCGCCACCTGTCGGTTTATTACAAAACCAGCCGGGCGATCAAGGAAATTGACCTGCCCGTTTACGAAAACCGTGTGCTGGCCATCATCGGCCCTTCAGGGTGCGGCAAATCAACCCTTTTGCGCGCCCTCAACCGCATGAACGACCTCATCCCCGGGGCGCGTGTGGAAGGCGAAGTGCTGCTGGACGGCGAAAACATTTACGCCGCGGGGCAAGATGTGGTGGACATCCGCCGCCGGGTGGGGATGGTGTTCCAACGCCCCAACCCCTTCCCCATGAGCGTGTACGACAATGTCGCTTTTGGGCCTCGGCTGCTGGGGCTGCGCAAGAAAGCGGTGCTGGACGAACTCGTCGAGCAAAGCCTGCGCGCGGCCGCGTTGTGGGAACAAGTGAAAGACAACCTCGGCCAGTCGGGCATGGCGCTTTCCGGTGGGCAGCAACAGCGCCTTTGCATTGCCCGCGCCATCGCGATGGAGCCAGAAGTCATTTTGATGGACGAGCCCACTTCCGCACTCGACCCAATGGCAACGCTCACCATCGAAGACCTCATCCAGCAACTCAAAGAAAACTACACCATCGTCATCGTGACCCACAACATGCAGCAAGCCGCGCGCATCTCTGATTTCACGGCCTTCCTGAGCATGGATAGCGACCGCGCCGGCTATCTGGTCGAATTTGGGCCGACGGTAGACGTCTTCACCAACCCGAAAGAGAAACTCACCGAAGACTACATCACCGGCCGCTTCGGATAA
- the rpoC gene encoding DNA-directed RNA polymerase subunit beta': METKDLLALRIRLASPETILSWSYGEVRKPETINYRRLRPEKDGLFCEVIFGPTRDWQCACGKYRNKRYAGITCDKCGVEVTKSSVRRERMGHITLAAPVAHIWYTRRVPSFMGLLLDISRRNLERVLYFAQYVVTYVDEDARERALQRLKNELGESTRDLTNRINARIAELNVQRDQQIEKLEALKQSLLTEYNEKVAAQLEPALKEGQRLESDLTALLGKVAPKDIRFGATDQVVVKAGETVTNQHLATVQDIVKATLEHIEAQLKTERQAELARLDTEIQQLRQSTAEKIQALHAELDEQKTSQNSEQAALRDELTDLRPLTFLSEARYRELKSRWGSVFRADMGAEAFLDILRRLDLDKLSEELWREIRTTKSKQKRKKAIKRLKIVEAFRRSGNRPEWMILTILPVIPPDLRPMVQLDGGRFATSDLNDLYRRVINRNNRLKRLLELGAPDVIVRNEKRMLQEAVDSLIDNSQRGKALSRRGRRELKSLSDMLKGKKGRFRRNLLGKRVDYSGRSVIVVGPRLKLHQCGLPKTMALELYRPFVIARLVQHNYTTNIKGAKRLIERNRPEVWEVLEEVIKERPVMLNRAPTLHRLSIQAFEPVLIEGQAIQLHPLVCTAFNADFDGDQMAVHVPLSNKAVQEARELMLSSRNLLKPADGEPIISPSKDMVLGVYYLTMEEPRSLKGDGMVFGSMDEVELAYNLKQVHIHAKIRLRTTTWYNDNGVRMEKPETRVIETTVGRVLFNRILPDSLRFINRLLDKGGIKEVMAMVYEVGGEEVTVDVADKVKDIGFAYATRSGVSMAIGDINVPKDKETLIAEAHEEVDAVERAYRRGLLTEQEKDEQIIEIWQRTTEAVRELVKKELDPINDLAVMALSGATKGGYGTLSQLAGMRGMMADPSGRIIPLPVRSNFREGLTTLEYFISTHGSRKGLADTALRTADAGYLTRRLVDVVQDVIVTTEDCGTEEYLTIRRTDKVGNQSMEQRIWSRVAAENILDPETGEVIVEKGEIIERRHVNRILAAGIEEVKVRSPLTCQAPHGVCAKCYGMDLGRGHLVEVGTAVGIIAAQSIGEPGTQLTLRTFHTGGVASESDITTGLPRVEEIFEARKTPKGEAVVAEISGTLHIVESERYADQRLARIEHSEMVHEPYLIPEGFEIVAEDGSEVKEGAVLATGPDGEKITAQKAGRVRVEGRKVIVSHEEKEVVETEIPSAARLVVKDGEHVEAGQPITEGSLNPHKILRIQGREAAQLYLLSEVQQVYRSQGQNIHDKHFEIIIRQMLSRVKITYPGDSGYLPGDLVSRIRLLHLNEKLRAEGKRPAKFKEVLLGITKAALNTDSFLSAASFQHTIRVLAEAAIAGKEDPLVGLKENVIIGKLIPAGTGFSPERFTKVMQFAEDEDTPQTEAVEGDGHEEAPPAESPLANMPLAGPATEEETPAETLPPASD, translated from the coding sequence GTGGAAACAAAAGATTTGCTTGCCCTACGTATCCGTTTGGCGTCCCCCGAAACCATTCTCAGCTGGTCTTATGGCGAGGTTCGCAAGCCGGAAACCATCAACTACCGCCGCTTGCGCCCTGAAAAAGACGGCCTCTTCTGTGAAGTCATCTTCGGGCCCACGCGCGATTGGCAATGCGCCTGCGGCAAATACCGCAACAAACGCTATGCCGGCATCACGTGCGATAAATGCGGCGTCGAAGTCACCAAATCCAGCGTGCGGCGGGAACGCATGGGGCATATCACGCTGGCCGCGCCGGTTGCCCACATCTGGTACACCCGTCGCGTGCCTTCGTTCATGGGCCTGCTGCTGGACATTTCCCGCCGCAACCTTGAGCGCGTGCTTTACTTCGCCCAATACGTCGTGACCTACGTCGACGAAGACGCCCGCGAGCGCGCCCTCCAACGCCTGAAAAACGAACTCGGTGAGAGCACCCGCGACCTCACCAATCGCATCAATGCTCGCATCGCCGAACTGAACGTGCAACGAGACCAGCAAATCGAAAAACTGGAAGCCCTCAAACAATCCCTGCTGACCGAATACAACGAAAAGGTAGCCGCCCAACTGGAGCCTGCCCTCAAAGAAGGCCAACGGTTGGAAAGCGACCTGACCGCGTTGCTTGGCAAAGTGGCCCCTAAAGACATTCGCTTTGGCGCGACCGACCAGGTAGTGGTAAAAGCCGGCGAAACGGTGACCAACCAGCACCTCGCCACCGTGCAAGACATTGTCAAAGCCACCCTTGAACACATCGAAGCCCAACTGAAAACCGAGCGGCAGGCCGAACTGGCGCGATTAGACACCGAAATCCAACAACTGCGCCAGAGCACTGCGGAGAAAATCCAGGCCCTCCACGCCGAACTGGATGAGCAAAAGACTTCCCAGAACAGCGAACAGGCCGCCCTGCGGGATGAACTCACCGACCTGCGCCCCCTCACCTTCCTCAGCGAAGCCCGCTACCGCGAACTCAAATCTCGCTGGGGCAGCGTCTTCCGCGCCGACATGGGCGCAGAGGCCTTCCTGGACATTTTGCGCCGCCTCGACCTCGACAAACTCTCCGAAGAACTGTGGCGTGAAATCCGCACCACCAAAAGCAAGCAAAAGCGCAAGAAGGCCATCAAACGGCTGAAAATCGTCGAGGCCTTCCGCCGCTCTGGCAACCGGCCTGAGTGGATGATCCTCACCATCCTGCCGGTCATTCCGCCCGACCTGCGGCCGATGGTGCAACTCGACGGCGGCCGTTTCGCCACCAGCGACCTGAACGACCTCTACCGCCGCGTCATCAACCGCAACAACCGCCTCAAGCGGCTGCTAGAACTCGGCGCGCCCGACGTCATCGTGCGCAACGAAAAGCGCATGCTGCAGGAAGCCGTCGACTCGCTCATCGATAATTCCCAGCGCGGTAAGGCGCTTTCCCGTCGCGGACGGCGCGAACTCAAATCGCTCAGCGACATGCTGAAAGGCAAAAAAGGCCGCTTCCGCCGCAACCTGCTGGGCAAACGCGTCGACTACTCTGGCCGCTCGGTCATCGTGGTAGGGCCGCGCCTCAAACTGCACCAGTGCGGCCTGCCCAAGACCATGGCGCTGGAACTCTACCGTCCCTTCGTCATTGCCCGCCTGGTGCAGCACAACTACACCACCAACATCAAAGGCGCCAAGCGCCTCATCGAGCGCAACCGCCCTGAAGTGTGGGAAGTGCTGGAAGAGGTCATCAAAGAACGGCCGGTGATGCTCAACCGCGCCCCCACCCTGCACCGCCTGAGCATCCAGGCCTTCGAGCCGGTGCTCATCGAAGGGCAGGCCATCCAACTCCACCCCCTGGTGTGCACCGCCTTCAACGCCGACTTCGACGGCGACCAGATGGCCGTGCACGTGCCGCTTTCCAACAAGGCCGTGCAGGAAGCCCGCGAACTGATGCTCTCTTCCCGCAACCTGCTCAAACCGGCCGACGGCGAGCCTATCATCAGCCCCTCCAAAGACATGGTGCTGGGCGTCTACTACCTCACCATGGAAGAACCCCGCTCCCTCAAGGGCGATGGCATGGTCTTCGGCAGCATGGATGAGGTCGAACTGGCTTACAACCTGAAACAGGTCCACATCCATGCCAAAATTCGGCTGCGCACCACCACCTGGTACAACGACAACGGCGTGCGCATGGAAAAACCCGAAACCCGCGTCATCGAGACCACCGTGGGGCGCGTGCTCTTCAACCGCATTCTGCCCGACTCGCTGCGCTTCATCAACCGCCTGCTCGACAAAGGCGGCATCAAAGAAGTGATGGCGATGGTCTACGAAGTAGGCGGGGAGGAAGTCACCGTTGACGTCGCCGACAAAGTCAAAGACATCGGCTTCGCCTACGCCACCCGCTCGGGCGTAAGCATGGCCATCGGCGACATCAACGTGCCGAAAGACAAAGAGACTCTGATCGCCGAAGCCCATGAAGAAGTCGATGCCGTGGAACGGGCTTACCGCCGCGGCTTGCTCACCGAACAAGAAAAAGACGAACAAATCATCGAAATCTGGCAGCGCACCACCGAAGCCGTGCGCGAACTGGTCAAGAAAGAACTCGACCCCATCAACGACTTGGCCGTGATGGCCCTTTCCGGGGCTACGAAAGGCGGCTACGGCACGCTTTCCCAGCTGGCCGGGATGCGCGGCATGATGGCCGACCCGTCAGGGCGCATCATTCCGTTGCCGGTGCGTTCCAACTTCCGCGAAGGGCTGACCACGCTCGAATACTTCATTTCCACCCACGGCTCCCGCAAAGGCCTGGCCGACACCGCGCTCCGCACCGCCGACGCCGGCTACCTCACCCGTCGCCTGGTCGACGTCGTGCAAGATGTCATCGTCACCACCGAAGACTGCGGCACCGAAGAATACCTCACCATCCGCCGCACCGACAAGGTGGGCAACCAGAGCATGGAACAGCGCATCTGGTCGCGGGTGGCTGCGGAAAACATCCTCGACCCTGAAACCGGCGAAGTAATCGTCGAAAAGGGCGAAATCATCGAGCGCCGTCATGTCAACCGCATCCTTGCAGCAGGCATTGAGGAAGTCAAAGTACGCTCACCCCTCACCTGCCAGGCCCCTCACGGCGTATGCGCCAAATGCTACGGTATGGACCTGGGGCGCGGCCACCTGGTGGAAGTCGGCACCGCGGTAGGCATCATCGCCGCCCAATCCATCGGCGAGCCGGGCACCCAGTTGACCCTCCGCACCTTCCACACCGGCGGTGTGGCTTCGGAAAGCGACATCACCACCGGTCTCCCCCGTGTGGAAGAAATCTTCGAAGCCCGCAAAACCCCCAAGGGCGAAGCGGTGGTGGCCGAAATCAGCGGCACACTCCACATCGTGGAATCGGAACGCTACGCCGACCAACGCCTGGCGCGCATCGAGCACAGCGAAATGGTGCACGAGCCTTACCTCATCCCCGAGGGCTTTGAAATCGTGGCCGAAGACGGCAGCGAGGTGAAGGAAGGCGCCGTGCTGGCAACCGGCCCCGACGGCGAAAAAATTACCGCTCAGAAAGCCGGGCGCGTGCGGGTGGAAGGCCGCAAAGTCATCGTTTCGCACGAAGAAAAAGAGGTAGTGGAGACCGAAATCCCCAGCGCCGCCCGCCTGGTGGTCAAAGACGGCGAGCATGTAGAAGCCGGTCAACCGATCACCGAAGGCTCCCTCAACCCCCACAAAATCCTCCGCATCCAGGGGCGGGAAGCCGCGCAGCTCTACCTGCTCTCTGAAGTGCAGCAAGTGTACCGCTCGCAAGGCCAAAACATCCACGACAAGCACTTTGAAATCATCATCCGGCAGATGCTGTCACGGGTCAAGATCACCTACCCCGGTGATAGCGGCTACCTGCCCGGTGACCTGGTCAGCCGGATTCGCCTGCTGCACCTGAACGAAAAACTGCGAGCCGAAGGCAAACGGCCAGCCAAATTCAAGGAAGTATTGCTCGGCATCACCAAGGCCGCCCTCAACACCGATTCCTTCCTCTCTGCGGCCTCCTTCCAGCACACCATCCGCGTGCTGGCCGAAGCCGCCATTGCCGGCAAGGAGGATCCACTCGTCGGGCTGAAAGAAAACGTCATCATCGGCAAACTCATCCCAGCGGGCACGGGCTTCTCGCCCGAGCGGTTTACCAAGGTGATGCAGTTTGCGGAAGACGAAGACACACCCCAAACCGAAGCCGTGGAAGGCGACGGGCACGAGGAAGCCCCCCCCGCCGAAAGCCCCCTCGCCAATATGCCGCTGGCCGGCCCGGCGACGGAAGAAGAAACCCCGGCAGAAACACTGCCCCCCGCAAGCGACTAA
- the pstA gene encoding phosphate ABC transporter permease PstA, with protein sequence MSQSIYEHIDLHRNYRRRKITNKIMLTLTGLTVALAVVPLVWITAYVLLQGGKYLNLDFFIHLPAPMGMSGGGVLHAIEGSAVMVLLASVIAIPLALLAAFYLLARPHTAIAHALRFSTDMLAGTPSIVIGLFGYAVIVAVQKHFSAFAGGIVLAIIMLPVVLRSAEEMLKLVPTEMREGALAMGAPEWLAALKVVLPAAAEGIITGVMLGIARAVGETAPLLFTALGNDNYEIGKIISDGIRYHQSVGKIISTIFAQPADALPLTLWKYAQQPYQERVHQAWAVAFVLMLFVLGLNIVARAWMAYRRRKLFG encoded by the coding sequence ATGAGTCAAAGCATTTACGAACACATCGACCTGCACCGCAATTACCGCCGCCGCAAAATCACCAACAAAATCATGCTCACCCTCACCGGCCTGACAGTCGCCCTGGCGGTGGTGCCATTGGTGTGGATTACCGCGTACGTGCTGCTGCAAGGCGGCAAATACCTCAACCTCGATTTCTTCATCCACCTGCCGGCGCCCATGGGCATGAGCGGGGGTGGGGTGCTGCACGCCATCGAGGGCAGCGCGGTGATGGTGTTGCTGGCTTCCGTGATTGCCATTCCGCTGGCGCTGCTGGCGGCATTTTACCTGCTGGCCCGCCCGCACACCGCCATTGCCCACGCGCTGCGCTTCAGCACCGACATGCTGGCAGGCACACCCTCCATCGTCATCGGCCTGTTTGGCTACGCCGTCATCGTCGCCGTGCAAAAGCACTTCTCGGCTTTCGCAGGCGGCATTGTGCTCGCCATCATCATGCTGCCGGTGGTGCTCCGCTCGGCCGAAGAGATGCTCAAACTGGTGCCAACCGAAATGCGGGAAGGCGCGCTGGCCATGGGCGCGCCGGAATGGCTGGCCGCGCTCAAAGTCGTCTTGCCCGCTGCTGCGGAAGGCATCATCACAGGCGTGATGTTGGGCATCGCCCGCGCGGTGGGTGAAACGGCCCCCTTGCTCTTCACCGCCCTCGGCAACGACAACTACGAAATCGGCAAAATCATCTCCGACGGCATTCGCTATCACCAGAGCGTCGGCAAAATCATCAGCACCATCTTCGCTCAACCCGCCGATGCCCTGCCCCTTACCCTGTGGAAATACGCCCAACAGCCCTACCAGGAACGCGTGCACCAGGCCTGGGCCGTGGCCTTTGTGCTCATGCTTTTCGTGCTCGGCCTCAACATCGTGGCTCGGGCCTGGATGGCCTACCGCCGCCGTAAACTCTTCGGCTAA
- the pstC gene encoding phosphate ABC transporter permease subunit PstC produces the protein MNAPHRSWRHRLVYYFQHGDVLWWTLLFLSAFLIVGLVVWIAWQLWAQSAPSRHAFGWDFIWPWVKPVWNPALDKFQAWPAIYGSLITAAIALVLAVPLALGIAIFLSELAPIWLRAPLNYMVEMLAAIPSVVYGLWGIYVFLPLVVVPVGKALEPLGSLPGIGIFFQGPIPASGFTRLGAALVLVIMILPTIAAVSRDVLQAIPRSQREAAMSLGATQWETVWKVLLPYGQSGILGAIILGFGRAIGETMAVTMVIGNSAGGGYSILKPGYTMASIIANEFAEAVSEMHTSALMEIGLVLFAITLLLNAFARWLVVNRTIKRA, from the coding sequence ATGAATGCTCCCCATCGCTCGTGGCGACACCGCCTGGTTTACTACTTCCAACACGGCGACGTCCTTTGGTGGACGCTCCTCTTCCTCTCAGCCTTCCTCATCGTTGGGCTGGTGGTATGGATTGCCTGGCAGTTGTGGGCGCAGTCAGCGCCTTCACGCCACGCTTTTGGCTGGGATTTCATCTGGCCGTGGGTCAAACCAGTCTGGAACCCGGCCTTAGACAAATTCCAGGCATGGCCTGCCATTTACGGCTCGCTCATCACCGCGGCCATCGCGCTGGTGCTGGCCGTTCCCCTGGCGCTTGGCATCGCCATTTTCCTCTCGGAACTTGCCCCCATCTGGCTGCGCGCCCCGCTGAACTACATGGTCGAAATGCTGGCGGCCATTCCCAGCGTGGTGTACGGGCTGTGGGGCATTTATGTTTTTCTGCCGCTGGTGGTCGTGCCGGTCGGTAAAGCCCTGGAACCGTTGGGAAGCCTGCCCGGCATCGGCATTTTCTTCCAAGGACCAATACCGGCTTCCGGCTTTACCCGTTTGGGGGCCGCGCTGGTGCTGGTCATCATGATTCTGCCCACCATTGCCGCCGTCAGCCGCGATGTGCTGCAGGCCATCCCTCGCAGCCAGCGCGAAGCCGCCATGTCGCTGGGGGCAACCCAGTGGGAAACCGTCTGGAAAGTGCTGCTGCCTTACGGGCAAAGCGGCATTTTAGGGGCCATCATCCTGGGCTTTGGCCGCGCGATTGGCGAGACTATGGCCGTGACAATGGTCATCGGCAACAGCGCGGGCGGGGGATATTCCATTCTCAAACCCGGCTACACCATGGCAAGCATCATTGCCAACGAATTTGCCGAAGCCGTGAGCGAAATGCACACCTCGGCGCTGATGGAAATCGGGCTGGTGCTGTTTGCCATCACACTGCTACTGAACGCCTTTGCCCGCTGGCTGGTGGTCAACCGCACCATCAAACGAGCGTGA
- a CDS encoding type 1 glutamine amidotransferase → MKLQGKRVGVLVEEGFEDLEFWVPVMRLREEGAEVIIIGTGRQDVFHGKHCLEARPDVAAAEVDANTLDGLVVPGGWGPDKLRRFDAVLDLVRALEAQGKIIASICHGGWVLASAGVLKGRKATGSRGIRDDMVNAGAEWIDAPAFRDGNHVWGRVVADIPAFCRELIAALAE, encoded by the coding sequence ATGAAACTCCAAGGCAAACGTGTGGGCGTTCTCGTGGAAGAAGGCTTCGAAGACCTGGAATTTTGGGTACCGGTGATGCGCCTGCGCGAAGAAGGTGCCGAAGTGATCATCATCGGCACGGGCAGGCAAGATGTCTTCCACGGCAAGCACTGCCTGGAAGCCCGGCCGGACGTCGCCGCTGCCGAAGTGGATGCCAACACCCTGGACGGTCTGGTGGTGCCCGGCGGTTGGGGGCCGGACAAACTGCGCCGCTTCGACGCCGTGCTCGATTTAGTGCGCGCCCTGGAAGCCCAGGGCAAGATCATCGCCAGCATCTGCCACGGCGGGTGGGTGCTCGCCTCTGCCGGTGTGCTCAAAGGGCGCAAAGCCACTGGCTCGCGCGGCATCCGCGACGATATGGTCAACGCGGGCGCTGAATGGATCGATGCCCCTGCCTTCCGCGATGGCAATCATGTTTGGGGCCGCGTGGTGGCCGATATTCCTGCTTTTTGCCGCGAACTCATCGCCGCCCTGGCCGAATGA
- a CDS encoding MFS transporter yields MEATSKPPSLWQLMKRKEVFGWTMYDWANSAFPMIMMSSILPIYYYKVAGKTLPGNHATVYWAYTTAAALLIVALISPIVGAMADFSGAKKKYLTGFALVGILGSALLYGVYTGEWLKASLFFIIGNVGFAGANVFYDGLLPHVAAENERDMVSAAGYAMGYLGGGLLLAICLGLIMTAPEAKVGFFTRLSFLLTALWWLVFMVPLWLWVPEPKRRVLANEVNMNPVQAGFSRLLTTFHKVRRYNELWKFLLAFWLYNDGIGTIIKMATIYGTEIGINSNTLIETLLMIQFVGIPFSFFFGWLAGKIGTKRTIYITLGIYALISIGGYFMRTALHFWILGFAVAMVQGGSQALSRSLFSQMVPKSQSAEFFGFFSVSAKFAGILGPLVFGVVGELMGSSRLSIVSIVIFFILGGYLLTRVDEKEGMRVAREEEMLIEQEAVA; encoded by the coding sequence ATGGAAGCGACTTCTAAACCCCCCAGTTTGTGGCAATTGATGAAGCGCAAGGAAGTGTTTGGATGGACGATGTATGACTGGGCGAACTCGGCCTTCCCCATGATTATGATGTCGTCTATCTTGCCGATTTATTATTACAAGGTGGCGGGCAAAACGTTGCCCGGCAACCACGCGACGGTGTATTGGGCCTATACCACCGCGGCGGCGCTGCTGATTGTCGCGCTCATCAGCCCCATTGTGGGGGCAATGGCCGATTTCAGCGGCGCGAAGAAAAAATACCTCACTGGTTTTGCCCTGGTGGGCATTCTTGGTTCGGCTTTGCTTTATGGGGTGTATACCGGTGAGTGGCTGAAGGCTTCTCTTTTCTTTATCATCGGAAATGTGGGTTTTGCAGGGGCCAACGTGTTTTACGATGGGCTGTTGCCCCATGTGGCTGCAGAGAATGAGCGTGATATGGTTTCGGCAGCGGGTTACGCTATGGGGTATTTGGGGGGTGGCCTGTTGCTGGCGATTTGTCTGGGTTTGATCATGACCGCTCCCGAAGCCAAGGTTGGCTTTTTCACCCGTTTGTCTTTTTTGCTCACTGCGCTCTGGTGGCTGGTGTTCATGGTGCCCTTGTGGCTGTGGGTGCCGGAGCCTAAGCGTCGGGTGTTGGCGAATGAAGTTAATATGAACCCTGTCCAGGCGGGGTTCAGCCGGCTGCTCACCACGTTTCACAAGGTGCGCCGTTACAACGAACTGTGGAAGTTTTTGCTGGCATTCTGGCTGTATAACGATGGTATTGGCACGATTATCAAAATGGCGACCATTTACGGTACTGAAATTGGCATCAATTCCAATACGCTGATTGAAACTTTGTTGATGATTCAGTTTGTCGGCATTCCGTTCTCATTTTTCTTTGGGTGGCTGGCGGGCAAAATCGGCACCAAGCGCACCATCTACATCACGCTGGGCATTTACGCGCTGATTTCCATCGGCGGGTATTTCATGCGAACGGCGCTCCATTTTTGGATTTTGGGCTTTGCCGTGGCAATGGTGCAGGGTGGTTCGCAGGCGTTGAGCCGCTCGTTGTTTAGCCAGATGGTGCCCAAGAGCCAGTCGGCAGAGTTCTTCGGCTTCTTCAGCGTGAGTGCGAAGTTCGCTGGCATTTTGGGGCCGTTGGTTTTCGGCGTGGTCGGCGAATTGATGGGCAGCAGCCGGTTGAGCATTGTTTCTATCGTCATTTTCTTCATCCTGGGCGGTTACTTGCTCACTCGGGTTGATGAAAAAGAAGGCATGCGTGTGGCGCGGGAAGAGGAAATGCTGATCGAGCAGGAAGCCGTGGCGTAA
- the phoU gene encoding phosphate signaling complex protein PhoU — translation MPRTVLETELKNLKGQVLKLGQMVGEAMLAAIEALKHRDIEKARQIMAADSEINALRFEIERATLIVIATQQPLAHDLRLLASILDIAGELERMGDYAKGIAKINILMGDKPLLKPLIDLPRMAEIATDMLRQSLAAFSNDDAEAARAIPQRDDEVDALYNQIYRELMTFMLQDPKTIDQANYLLWAAHNVERLADRVTNICERTVFTATGEIVELA, via the coding sequence ATGCCCCGCACCGTGTTGGAAACCGAACTCAAAAACCTGAAAGGGCAGGTGCTCAAACTGGGCCAGATGGTCGGGGAAGCCATGCTGGCCGCGATCGAGGCACTTAAACATCGCGACATTGAAAAAGCGCGCCAAATCATGGCCGCAGATAGCGAAATCAATGCCCTGCGCTTTGAAATCGAGCGCGCTACCCTCATCGTCATCGCCACGCAGCAACCCCTTGCCCACGACCTGCGCCTGCTGGCTTCCATCTTGGATATCGCCGGAGAACTGGAGCGCATGGGCGATTACGCCAAAGGCATTGCCAAAATCAACATTCTGATGGGCGACAAGCCCCTGCTCAAGCCGCTCATCGACCTGCCCCGCATGGCCGAAATCGCCACCGACATGCTGCGGCAGTCCCTGGCAGCCTTCAGCAACGACGACGCCGAGGCCGCGCGCGCCATTCCCCAACGCGATGACGAAGTGGATGCCCTCTACAACCAGATTTACCGCGAACTGATGACCTTCATGCTCCAAGACCCCAAAACCATCGACCAGGCCAATTACCTGCTGTGGGCAGCCCACAATGTGGAACGCCTGGCCGACCGCGTCACTAACATCTGCGAGCGCACTGTCTTCACCGCCACCGGCGAAATCGTGGAACTGGCATGA